Proteins encoded within one genomic window of Dyadobacter chenhuakuii:
- a CDS encoding rhomboid family intramembrane serine protease, which produces MSNIVDDVKREFAKSENALVKIILVNVAVFLTLLLLKIILTLSQSANVYTAVINTLQLPAATDEFLYRPWTLITYFFTHDDIFHILFNMLFLYWFGKLIDEYLGAKRVIALYMLGGIAGGLIYIVLYNALPYFQAHVEGSRMLGASAAAFSVAVGASTLLPNYTFNLIFLGPIRIKFIALFYIILSLAQTVGPNAGGNLAHLGGAFVGYVFIKLLQSGTDLGKPLYAVMNVWSRLFRKRPSMQVTYRERQVYRSTSVYSSASSSGTIEMPDQTEIDSILDKISKSGYESLTREEKQKLFKASQQK; this is translated from the coding sequence ATGAGCAATATTGTTGATGACGTAAAGAGGGAGTTTGCCAAATCAGAGAATGCACTTGTAAAGATAATCCTTGTTAATGTCGCGGTCTTCCTGACTTTGCTGCTATTAAAGATTATTCTGACTCTTTCTCAATCCGCAAATGTTTACACTGCGGTGATTAATACGCTGCAACTTCCCGCAGCAACCGATGAGTTTTTGTACAGGCCCTGGACGCTGATCACTTATTTTTTCACACACGATGATATTTTCCATATCCTCTTCAATATGCTGTTCCTCTATTGGTTTGGAAAGCTTATTGATGAGTATTTGGGTGCAAAGCGTGTTATAGCGCTGTATATGCTTGGCGGGATAGCAGGCGGGCTGATTTACATTGTCCTTTACAATGCATTACCTTACTTCCAGGCGCACGTAGAGGGATCGAGAATGCTTGGCGCTTCGGCAGCAGCATTTTCCGTGGCAGTAGGTGCTTCTACTTTACTTCCCAACTACACCTTCAACCTTATATTCTTAGGTCCGATCAGGATTAAATTTATTGCCCTTTTTTACATTATCCTTTCTCTTGCGCAAACCGTTGGCCCTAACGCCGGAGGAAATTTAGCGCATTTGGGAGGTGCTTTTGTGGGATATGTTTTTATAAAATTATTACAAAGTGGAACAGACCTTGGCAAGCCATTATATGCTGTGATGAATGTATGGTCCAGATTATTCCGCAAACGTCCTTCTATGCAGGTTACTTACCGCGAAAGACAAGTTTACCGAAGCACAAGTGTTTACTCCTCAGCATCGTCATCCGGAACGATTGAAATGCCTGATCAAACGGAAATTGATTCCATACTGGATAAAATTTCAAAATCGGGCTATGAAAGTTTGACGAGAGAAGAAAAGCAAAAGCTGTTCAAGGCAAGCCAGCAAAAATAA
- the dxs gene encoding 1-deoxy-D-xylulose-5-phosphate synthase, giving the protein MLIKPGKLLAKIDSPEDLRKLDSSQLPQVCNELRQFIIDNVSVYGGHFGASLGVVELSVALHYVFNTPDDQLVWDVGHQAYGHKILTGRRDNFHSNRTYGGLSGFPRRSESIYDAFGVGHSSTSISSALGMAVASALEKNFERQHIAIIGDGAMTAGMAFEGMNHAGATDSNLLIILNDNCMAIDPNVGALKEYLTDITTSQTYNKFRDEVWNMLGKMSNFGKSAQEIVSKVETVMKTAILRQSNLFESLGLRYFGPIDGNDISHLTEVLKDLKSIPGPKLLHCLTVKGKGYGPAEKDQTKWHSPGIFDKITGEIKIKVYDQPQAPKYQDVFGNTIVELAEQNPKIVGVTPAMPSGSSLNIMMDVMPKRAFDVGIAEQHAVTFSAGMATRGEVVYCNIYSTFMQRAYDQVIHDVCIQELPVIFCLDRAGLVGADGPTHHGLYDIAFMRCIPNMVVASPMNEQELRNLMYTAQLDSFQSGKQAFTIRYPRGSGVMPNWKTPFEEIQIGKGRKLRSGEDIAILSFGPLGNFALKACEGLELHGISAGLYDMRFTKPLDEALLHEVFKSYDRVITLEDGCLQGGFGSAIIEFMADNGYSSIVKRLGIPDNIVEHGEPNELYRECGVDSEGIIKAVQEFLNARSNAKTIVLN; this is encoded by the coding sequence ATGCTTATAAAACCTGGGAAGTTATTAGCTAAAATTGATTCCCCTGAGGACCTACGAAAGTTAGACAGTTCCCAGCTTCCACAAGTATGTAACGAATTACGTCAGTTTATCATTGATAACGTTTCCGTCTATGGCGGGCATTTTGGTGCAAGCCTGGGCGTAGTTGAGTTAAGTGTTGCACTTCATTATGTGTTCAATACACCGGATGATCAGTTGGTTTGGGATGTGGGTCACCAGGCTTATGGTCATAAAATATTAACTGGCAGGCGGGATAATTTCCATTCCAACCGCACATATGGAGGCCTTTCCGGTTTCCCGAGACGCAGCGAAAGTATTTATGATGCCTTTGGGGTAGGACATTCTTCTACATCCATTTCGTCGGCATTAGGAATGGCTGTTGCATCTGCATTAGAGAAAAATTTCGAAAGACAACATATTGCCATTATAGGAGACGGCGCGATGACCGCGGGAATGGCCTTTGAAGGCATGAACCATGCCGGAGCAACAGATTCCAACCTGCTTATCATTTTGAATGATAACTGCATGGCTATTGATCCTAATGTGGGCGCGTTGAAAGAATATCTTACCGATATTACCACTTCTCAAACCTATAATAAATTCAGGGACGAGGTTTGGAATATGCTCGGTAAGATGAGCAATTTCGGTAAGAGCGCTCAGGAGATCGTTTCGAAAGTGGAAACTGTGATGAAAACTGCTATCCTTCGTCAGAGCAATCTTTTTGAATCACTAGGGCTAAGATATTTCGGTCCTATTGACGGCAATGACATCAGTCATCTTACCGAGGTTTTAAAAGACTTAAAAAGCATTCCGGGACCAAAGTTGCTACACTGCCTTACTGTAAAAGGTAAAGGTTATGGCCCCGCTGAAAAAGACCAAACAAAATGGCATTCCCCTGGTATTTTTGATAAGATCACAGGAGAAATTAAAATAAAGGTTTACGATCAGCCGCAAGCACCAAAATATCAGGATGTTTTTGGCAACACTATTGTAGAGCTCGCGGAGCAAAATCCTAAGATTGTTGGTGTAACGCCAGCCATGCCATCCGGTTCATCATTGAACATTATGATGGATGTTATGCCTAAAAGAGCATTTGATGTCGGCATCGCTGAACAGCATGCTGTAACATTCTCCGCAGGAATGGCGACGCGGGGCGAAGTTGTTTATTGTAATATATATTCAACCTTCATGCAACGGGCCTATGATCAGGTTATTCACGATGTCTGCATTCAGGAACTGCCTGTGATCTTCTGCCTCGACAGAGCGGGCTTGGTAGGCGCAGATGGTCCTACCCATCATGGGCTTTATGACATTGCCTTTATGCGTTGCATCCCTAACATGGTTGTTGCTTCGCCTATGAATGAGCAGGAGCTGAGAAATCTGATGTACACGGCGCAGCTGGATTCGTTTCAGTCAGGAAAGCAAGCATTCACAATTAGATATCCCCGTGGTTCGGGCGTAATGCCTAACTGGAAAACGCCGTTTGAAGAAATTCAGATTGGTAAGGGCAGAAAACTGAGAAGTGGTGAAGACATTGCGATTCTCTCATTCGGGCCTCTTGGAAACTTTGCACTGAAAGCTTGTGAAGGGTTGGAATTGCACGGCATTTCGGCAGGACTGTATGATATGCGTTTTACAAAGCCATTAGATGAGGCTCTGCTGCACGAAGTATTCAAATCCTATGACAGGGTCATTACACTAGAAGATGGCTGCTTACAAGGAGGATTTGGCAGCGCTATCATAGAATTCATGGCCGACAACGGATATTCTTCCATCGTAAAGCGGTTGGGCATTCCAGACAATATCGTAGAGCACGGCGAACCAAATGAACTTTACCGCGAATGTGGAGTTGATTCAGAAGGCATCATCAAGGCAGTTCAAGAGTTTTTAAATGCCAGGTCTAATGCTAAGACTATTGTTTTAAATTAG
- the ribH gene encoding 6,7-dimethyl-8-ribityllumazine synthase → MSSADKNLSVFKTEGLPDISSKKFGILVAEWNTEVTEKLFEGAYQTLINNGASPENIERGNVPGSFELTLGAQWFAERRDIDAVIALGVVIQGETKHNDYINHAVAQGITNVSLKSGKPIIFGVLTPNNMEQALDRAGGVHGNKGDEAAITAIKMLGLYNQIATAGAY, encoded by the coding sequence ATGTCGAGTGCTGATAAGAATTTAAGTGTTTTCAAAACGGAAGGCCTGCCTGACATTAGCTCAAAAAAGTTTGGAATTCTCGTTGCCGAATGGAATACCGAGGTGACCGAGAAGCTTTTTGAAGGAGCTTACCAAACATTGATCAATAACGGAGCTTCTCCGGAGAACATTGAAAGAGGCAATGTGCCGGGCAGTTTTGAACTCACATTAGGTGCACAATGGTTCGCAGAACGCAGGGACATTGACGCAGTGATCGCATTAGGCGTAGTGATCCAGGGTGAAACCAAGCACAACGATTATATTAATCACGCTGTGGCACAAGGAATTACCAATGTAAGTCTGAAATCAGGCAAGCCCATTATCTTCGGAGTCCTGACGCCCAATAATATGGAACAAGCCCTGGACCGCGCAGGCGGCGTCCACGGAAACAAAGGCGACGAAGCCGCAATCACAGCGATTAAAATGCTGGGCTTATACAATCAGATCGCCACGGCGGGCGCTTACTAA
- the mutL gene encoding DNA mismatch repair endonuclease MutL, with protein MPSSDIIQLLPDSIANQIAAGEVVQRPASVVKELMENAIDAKASHVQVILKEAGRTLIQIIDDGSGMSETDARMSFERHATSKIRQSEDLFRIRTMGFRGEALASIAAIAQVELRTRQEFDELGTMIRIDGSEIKAQEAVACLKGTNLSVKNLFFNVPARRNFLKSNSVEMRHVLDEFQRVALAHPQVAFTLHHNDTEVFNLQSGKLVKRIVDIYGKSYREQLAFCQEDTSYISVRGYIGKPEFARKTRGEQFFFVNDRYVKHSYMHHAVISAFDGTIPEGSHPFYVLFIEIDPSHIDINIHPTKTEIKFDDEKSVYAIVMAAVKKAVGVYNLSQSIDFDDNINFLNPTSSDQNHNLIPRTVMPDWAAQSKKGESGQSRSNLTNWNKLFEGLQNTEDRNRELAAFETNASTVSRPSFQEQPKTIASKINRMASEVISAPESDAVLFQLHNRYILSQVKDGIMLIDQKAAYERILYERYRKMLTNRNGACQQLLFPKTIRLTHSDMQLVNETKKEIRSLGFEFDEFGSNELIIRGIPADLPEESEQDLFEELIEQLKQSYSDLKLNKPESLSRSLARRFSVRYAVKLSFVEIHTLIDQLFASTDPNRTPSGEAIIVLLTMDKLTSIFKA; from the coding sequence ATGCCGTCTTCCGACATCATACAATTATTACCAGATTCCATAGCCAATCAAATTGCCGCCGGCGAGGTTGTTCAGCGACCTGCATCGGTGGTGAAGGAGCTTATGGAAAATGCAATTGATGCGAAGGCGAGCCATGTACAGGTTATTTTGAAAGAAGCTGGCAGAACATTGATCCAGATCATCGACGACGGCTCCGGAATGTCTGAAACAGATGCCCGTATGAGCTTTGAGCGGCATGCTACTTCGAAGATACGGCAGTCGGAAGATTTGTTCAGGATCCGAACAATGGGCTTCCGGGGCGAGGCGCTTGCTTCCATTGCCGCTATTGCACAGGTCGAGCTCAGGACACGTCAGGAATTTGATGAGCTGGGCACAATGATCCGGATCGACGGTTCGGAGATTAAGGCGCAGGAAGCAGTTGCTTGTCTGAAAGGCACCAATCTTTCGGTTAAGAACCTGTTTTTCAACGTTCCTGCACGACGCAATTTCCTGAAATCCAATTCGGTTGAAATGCGTCATGTCCTGGATGAATTTCAGCGCGTCGCGCTCGCACACCCGCAGGTTGCCTTTACATTACATCATAATGATACGGAGGTTTTCAACCTGCAATCGGGCAAGCTGGTTAAGAGAATTGTTGACATTTACGGGAAGAGTTATCGAGAGCAACTTGCTTTTTGTCAGGAAGATACGTCCTACATCAGCGTTCGGGGATACATTGGCAAGCCTGAATTTGCCAGAAAAACACGCGGCGAGCAGTTCTTTTTTGTAAACGACCGCTATGTGAAGCATAGTTACATGCACCATGCGGTTATCAGTGCATTTGACGGGACTATACCAGAAGGGAGCCATCCATTTTACGTCCTCTTCATTGAAATTGATCCTTCACACATTGATATAAACATTCATCCGACGAAAACGGAGATCAAATTTGATGATGAAAAGTCGGTGTATGCCATTGTAATGGCCGCCGTGAAGAAAGCTGTGGGCGTTTATAATTTATCTCAATCCATTGATTTTGATGATAACATTAATTTTCTGAACCCAACATCATCAGATCAAAACCATAATTTAATTCCAAGAACAGTAATGCCTGACTGGGCAGCGCAATCTAAAAAAGGCGAAAGCGGACAGTCCAGATCGAACCTTACTAATTGGAATAAACTCTTCGAAGGATTACAAAATACCGAAGACCGTAACCGTGAGCTGGCTGCATTTGAAACCAATGCAAGCACAGTTTCGAGGCCATCATTCCAGGAACAGCCAAAAACCATTGCCAGCAAGATCAACAGAATGGCCTCGGAGGTTATTTCTGCGCCGGAAAGCGATGCGGTGCTTTTTCAGCTTCATAACAGATACATTCTTTCCCAGGTCAAAGACGGCATTATGCTCATTGACCAGAAGGCGGCTTATGAAAGGATCCTCTACGAACGATATCGTAAGATGCTTACAAATCGGAATGGTGCGTGTCAACAGTTGCTTTTTCCGAAAACGATCAGGCTGACGCATTCGGATATGCAGCTTGTGAATGAGACGAAAAAGGAGATCAGGAGCCTGGGTTTTGAATTTGATGAGTTTGGATCCAATGAACTGATCATTCGGGGAATTCCGGCGGATTTACCGGAGGAGAGTGAGCAAGATCTTTTTGAAGAGCTGATCGAGCAACTTAAACAAAGCTACTCCGACCTTAAACTGAATAAACCCGAAAGCCTTTCGCGCTCACTGGCCAGACGCTTTTCTGTTCGTTATGCAGTAAAACTTTCGTTTGTAGAAATCCACACTTTAATTGACCAGCTTTTTGCATCCACGGACCCCAACAGAACGCCTAGCGGAGAAGCAATCATCGTGTTGCTCACAATGGACAAACTTACCAGTATATTTAAAGCCTGA
- the glyA gene encoding serine hydroxymethyltransferase, translating to MSTLTSVERDTTIFDLINREKHRQESGIELIASENFTSRQVMEAAGSVLTNKYAEGLPGKRYYGGCEVVDEIEQIAIDRLKELFGATWANVQPHSGAQANTAVFLACLNPGDKIMGFNLSHGGHLTHGSPVNISGKYFQPIFYGVEAETGLIDWDKVEETAVRERPKLLICGASAYSRDWDYARLRSIADQIGALLMADIAHPAGLIAKGLLNDPFDHCHIVTTTTHKTLRGPRGGVIMMRNDFENPFGIKTPKGQLRTMSSLLDSGVFPGTQGGPLEHIIAAKAIAFGEALSEGYYNYAVQVKKNAQAMAKAFVDKGYGIISGGTDNHLMLIDLRTKNGQNPGLTGKLAENTLIKADITINKNMVPFDDKSPMITSGIRVGTAAVTTRGMVETDMERIVDFIDTVLVNHDQDAKIAAVKGEINNWMKQFPLYI from the coding sequence ATGTCTACACTCACAAGCGTTGAACGTGACACCACCATTTTTGATCTTATTAATAGAGAAAAACATCGTCAGGAATCTGGCATCGAGCTCATCGCCTCTGAGAACTTCACGTCCAGGCAGGTTATGGAAGCAGCTGGAAGCGTGTTGACAAACAAATATGCAGAAGGATTGCCAGGTAAGCGTTACTATGGTGGCTGTGAGGTTGTTGATGAGATAGAACAAATTGCAATTGACCGTTTGAAGGAGCTTTTTGGAGCAACCTGGGCAAACGTTCAGCCGCATTCAGGCGCACAGGCGAATACAGCTGTGTTTCTTGCATGCCTGAATCCCGGCGATAAAATCATGGGTTTTAACCTTTCGCATGGTGGTCACTTAACGCACGGCTCGCCGGTTAACATTTCAGGTAAATATTTTCAGCCTATATTTTACGGTGTAGAAGCCGAAACAGGATTAATAGATTGGGATAAAGTAGAGGAAACGGCTGTAAGAGAGCGTCCAAAACTTTTGATCTGCGGAGCTTCCGCATATAGCCGCGACTGGGATTACGCACGTTTGCGCTCAATCGCAGATCAGATTGGTGCATTATTGATGGCGGATATTGCTCACCCTGCCGGCTTGATCGCCAAAGGTTTATTGAATGATCCGTTTGATCATTGCCACATTGTAACAACCACAACGCACAAAACACTTCGCGGCCCTCGCGGTGGTGTGATCATGATGCGTAATGATTTTGAAAACCCATTTGGTATCAAAACGCCAAAAGGCCAGCTGCGCACAATGTCTTCGCTTTTGGATTCCGGTGTATTTCCTGGAACACAGGGTGGACCTTTGGAGCATATCATTGCTGCTAAGGCGATTGCATTCGGGGAAGCATTGAGCGAAGGTTACTATAACTACGCAGTTCAGGTGAAAAAGAATGCTCAGGCAATGGCCAAAGCATTTGTAGATAAAGGTTACGGCATTATCTCCGGCGGAACAGATAACCATTTGATGCTGATCGACCTTCGGACGAAAAATGGTCAGAACCCAGGCTTAACAGGTAAACTGGCAGAAAATACATTGATCAAGGCAGACATTACCATTAATAAGAACATGGTGCCTTTTGACGATAAATCACCGATGATCACATCAGGTATCCGTGTTGGAACTGCTGCGGTAACTACGCGCGGAATGGTCGAAACTGATATGGAACGCATTGTGGATTTCATTGATACTGTGCTGGTTAATCACGATCAGGATGCTAAGATCGCTGCTGTGAAAGGTGAGATCAATAACTGGATGAAACAATTTCCTTTGTATATCTGA
- a CDS encoding rhomboid family intramembrane serine protease, with protein MLSITPTVKNLLILNILFFVVDSYIFNLTNVFALRSVFSPAFLPFQFVTYMFLHGSFGHLFSNMFGLFMFGPLLERGWGPKKFLFFYFFTGIGAGMLFSGIDYFENSQVRQAVEIFTQNPTPDGLVDFMSKHAERIYEANLDFLNKFEENPTNSGYIQQSVAFVNSYYQSLINTPLVGASGAIFGILMAFGLLFPNTELFLLFVPFPIKAKYFVAFYGLYELYAGFQNAQSDNVAHFAHIGGMLFAYILLRYWNTQRTNFY; from the coding sequence ATGTTATCCATAACCCCTACTGTCAAGAATTTACTTATTCTCAATATTCTCTTTTTCGTAGTTGATTCCTACATTTTTAATCTTACCAATGTCTTTGCGCTGCGGTCTGTGTTTTCCCCTGCGTTTCTGCCGTTTCAGTTTGTAACGTACATGTTCTTGCATGGGAGCTTTGGGCATTTGTTCAGTAATATGTTCGGGTTATTTATGTTCGGACCATTGCTTGAGCGAGGCTGGGGGCCAAAGAAATTTTTGTTCTTTTACTTTTTTACGGGCATAGGGGCAGGAATGCTGTTCTCCGGGATTGATTATTTTGAAAACAGTCAGGTTAGGCAGGCTGTTGAAATATTTACTCAAAATCCGACGCCGGATGGACTCGTGGATTTTATGAGTAAACATGCTGAAAGAATTTACGAAGCCAACCTTGATTTTTTAAATAAGTTTGAAGAAAATCCAACAAATTCTGGCTACATTCAACAAAGTGTAGCGTTCGTAAATAGTTATTATCAAAGTTTGATCAATACGCCGCTGGTTGGTGCTTCGGGAGCAATTTTCGGCATCCTAATGGCGTTTGGTTTATTGTTTCCGAATACTGAGCTTTTCCTCCTTTTTGTTCCGTTTCCGATTAAGGCTAAATATTTTGTCGCTTTTTACGGGTTGTACGAATTATACGCTGGATTTCAGAATGCTCAGTCAGACAATGTCGCGCATTTTGCGCACATCGGAGGAATGCTATTTGCCTATATATTATTGCGTTACTGGAATACGCAAAGAACAAATTTCTATTGA
- a CDS encoding tetratricopeptide repeat protein — translation MSKKNTDESGLEIIETPEALAGQINKAEVFFIKNRKIVLGIAGAVVLAVVAFAGYRFYIDGQEGTAQDALANVVYDFEADSLQKALNGSGGNEGLLSIADSYKGTDASNLANFYAGVALLKQGKYDDAIKHLQSFSSSDLLVHARAQSLIGDAYLEKNQPAEAISFYKKAADYEKNEYFTPVYLMKLAIAQEKANQPADAVSTYKRVIDEFPLSSEVVNAKKYMGVLEGQVGK, via the coding sequence ATGAGCAAGAAAAACACGGACGAATCCGGGCTTGAAATTATTGAAACTCCGGAAGCATTAGCTGGCCAGATCAATAAGGCGGAGGTTTTTTTTATTAAAAATCGCAAGATAGTTTTAGGGATAGCAGGGGCAGTTGTGCTAGCAGTTGTCGCTTTTGCCGGATATCGTTTTTACATCGATGGTCAGGAAGGCACGGCCCAGGATGCACTTGCAAATGTCGTTTACGATTTTGAAGCTGACTCATTACAAAAAGCATTAAACGGAAGCGGTGGCAATGAAGGACTTTTGTCTATCGCTGATTCTTATAAAGGAACTGACGCTAGTAACCTGGCGAATTTCTATGCCGGAGTTGCATTATTAAAGCAAGGAAAATATGATGATGCGATCAAGCATCTTCAATCATTCAGCTCATCTGATCTTTTGGTCCACGCGCGTGCACAATCATTGATCGGCGACGCATATCTTGAAAAAAATCAACCTGCTGAGGCTATTTCTTTTTACAAAAAGGCTGCCGACTATGAGAAAAACGAATATTTCACGCCGGTTTATTTAATGAAATTAGCTATCGCACAAGAAAAAGCCAACCAGCCTGCTGACGCGGTGTCCACATATAAACGTGTTATCGACGAGTTTCCTCTTTCCTCGGAAGTGGTAAACGCGAAGAAATACATGGGAGTATTAGAGGGACAGGTCGGCAAATAA
- the nagB gene encoding glucosamine-6-phosphate deaminase produces the protein MQASNNGKGTPGTIGQPITYEKIPTQIFADSKEASNAVAKEIADLIRQKQKEGKKCVLGLATGSSPKTVYAILVRMHREEGLSFKNVISFNLDEYYQMEPESIYSYHRFMKEQLFDHVDIPKENYFLPDGTVPPALLRDYCTSYENKINAVGGLDFQLLGIGGNGHIGFNEPGSLINSRTRLITLDHSTRVAAGMEFGGLHNVPRKAITLGVAPILNARRIVLLAWGERKASVIRGAVEGPVTELNPASYLQAHPDVSFVVDESAASELTRIKTPWAVDSVVWDNKMIKKAITHLSSSLNKPILKLTDKDYNDNGMSDLLAQYGSGYEININVFNQLQHTITGWPGGKPNADDTHRPERAQPSKKRVLIFSPHPDDDIISMGGTFQRLVDQGHEVHVAYQTSGNIAVADDEALRFIDFVVDFNKGFGIDSPQANQMFLDAKEFLKHTKDSEIDTPEIRKVKGLLRQGEAKATCRFVGIPTSQAHFLNMPFYETGTVQKKPIGEEDIKIIENLIEEIKPHQIYAAGDFADPHGTHKVCWDAIEAALQRSKHKNFMKDCWVWLYRGAWAEWDIYEIEMAVPMSPDQVLKKRQGIFKHQSQKDGVVFQGEDSREFWQRAEERNRATAHLYDELGLAEYEAMEAFVRWKF, from the coding sequence ATGCAAGCTTCCAATAACGGGAAGGGAACGCCCGGAACGATCGGACAGCCAATCACCTACGAAAAAATACCGACTCAAATTTTCGCCGATTCCAAAGAGGCTTCCAATGCAGTGGCAAAGGAAATTGCAGACTTGATCCGCCAGAAGCAGAAAGAGGGTAAGAAATGTGTTTTGGGCTTAGCGACTGGATCATCACCGAAAACGGTTTATGCAATTCTCGTGCGCATGCACCGGGAAGAGGGTTTGAGTTTTAAAAACGTAATCTCATTCAACCTGGATGAATATTACCAAATGGAACCGGAATCGATTTACAGTTACCACCGGTTCATGAAAGAGCAACTGTTTGATCATGTCGATATTCCGAAAGAAAACTATTTCCTTCCGGACGGCACCGTTCCTCCTGCATTGCTACGTGATTACTGCACATCTTATGAAAATAAAATAAATGCCGTAGGCGGCCTGGATTTCCAGCTTTTGGGGATCGGGGGAAATGGTCACATTGGTTTCAACGAACCAGGATCGCTGATTAATTCACGTACAAGGCTGATCACACTCGATCATTCTACGCGTGTGGCGGCCGGGATGGAATTTGGCGGGCTGCATAATGTTCCCCGTAAAGCGATCACATTGGGTGTTGCGCCGATTTTGAACGCGCGCCGCATTGTGCTGCTGGCCTGGGGTGAGAGAAAAGCTTCGGTGATCCGCGGAGCGGTGGAAGGACCTGTTACAGAGCTAAATCCGGCTTCGTATTTGCAGGCGCATCCGGACGTTTCTTTCGTTGTGGATGAAAGTGCTGCTTCTGAACTTACCCGCATTAAAACGCCTTGGGCAGTTGATTCGGTGGTTTGGGATAATAAAATGATCAAAAAGGCGATCACGCATTTATCCAGCTCGCTGAACAAGCCGATTCTTAAACTGACAGATAAAGATTACAATGATAATGGTATGAGCGATTTGCTGGCGCAATATGGTTCCGGCTATGAGATCAATATCAATGTATTTAATCAATTACAACATACTATTACCGGATGGCCGGGCGGTAAGCCAAATGCAGACGACACGCACCGTCCTGAAAGAGCGCAGCCATCTAAAAAACGCGTATTGATTTTCAGTCCGCACCCGGATGACGACATTATCTCCATGGGTGGAACATTCCAGCGATTGGTGGATCAGGGACATGAGGTGCATGTGGCTTATCAAACTTCCGGTAACATTGCCGTGGCCGATGATGAAGCATTGCGATTTATCGATTTCGTAGTTGACTTCAATAAAGGATTCGGAATCGACAGCCCGCAAGCGAATCAGATGTTCCTGGATGCGAAGGAGTTTTTGAAACATACAAAAGACAGCGAAATTGACACGCCTGAGATCAGGAAGGTGAAAGGATTGCTTCGTCAGGGTGAAGCCAAGGCAACTTGCCGTTTTGTTGGCATCCCTACAAGCCAGGCGCACTTCCTCAACATGCCTTTTTACGAAACAGGGACAGTTCAGAAAAAACCGATCGGTGAAGAGGACATTAAGATCATTGAAAACCTGATCGAAGAAATTAAGCCGCACCAAATTTATGCAGCCGGTGACTTCGCCGATCCGCACGGAACGCATAAAGTATGCTGGGACGCTATTGAAGCTGCATTACAGCGCTCGAAACATAAAAATTTCATGAAGGATTGCTGGGTATGGTTGTACCGCGGCGCATGGGCTGAATGGGATATTTATGAAATCGAAATGGCTGTTCCAATGAGCCCGGATCAGGTTTTGAAAAAACGTCAGGGAATTTTCAAACACCAGTCGCAAAAAGACGGCGTTGTGTTCCAGGGCGAAGATTCGAGGGAATTCTGGCAGCGGGCGGAAGAGCGTAACCGCGCTACCGCACACTTGTATGATGAGCTTGGCTTAGCGGAATACGAGGCGATGGAAGCTTTTGTGAGGTGGAAATTCTAA